The proteins below come from a single Polynucleobacter sp. MWH-UH23A genomic window:
- the oxc gene encoding oxalyl-CoA decarboxylase, translated as MTTDNQNTQLTDGFHLVIDALKANDLNTIFGLVGIPITDLCRLAQAEGLRFIGFRHEQHAGNAAAIAGYMTQKPGICMTVSAPGFLNGLTALANATVNCFPMILISGSSEREIVDLQQGDYEEMDQLNAAKPYCKAAYRINHIEDIGIGFARAIRAAVSGRPGGVYLDLPAQLLSQTMPADEAKKTIFKVIDPVPRQIPAADAVARALDVLKGAKRPLILLGKGAAYAQADKEIRDLIEKSGIPYLPMSMAKGLLPDNHPQSASAARSFVLAEADAVMLVGARLNWLLAHGKGKTWGKDPKKFIQIDIQANEVDSNVQIAAPLIGDVGSCVSELLKGIASVPKPSAEWINAINEKKEKNMAKMAETLNKEANPMNFHGALRVIRDVIKKNPDVNLVNEGANTLDYCRAIVDMYKPRKRFDSGTWGIMGIGMGYSIGAAVISGLPTVAVEGDSAFGFSGMELETICRYNLPVTTVVFNNNGVYRGTDKNPTGGADVAPTVFVKDARYDKMIEAFGGVGYYVTTPAELEAALTEAIAAGKPALINAVIDETAGTESGRLTNLNPSTAAAKN; from the coding sequence ATGACAACAGATAATCAAAACACCCAGTTAACAGACGGCTTTCACCTCGTTATCGATGCGTTGAAAGCGAATGACCTTAATACTATTTTCGGTCTTGTTGGTATTCCGATTACTGACCTTTGCCGTTTGGCTCAGGCAGAAGGATTGCGTTTCATCGGTTTCCGTCATGAGCAACACGCAGGTAACGCTGCAGCGATTGCAGGTTACATGACACAAAAGCCTGGTATCTGCATGACTGTTTCTGCTCCAGGTTTCTTGAATGGTTTGACTGCATTGGCAAATGCTACTGTGAACTGCTTCCCAATGATTTTGATTTCTGGTTCAAGCGAACGTGAAATCGTTGACTTACAACAGGGTGACTACGAAGAGATGGATCAGCTCAATGCTGCTAAGCCATACTGTAAAGCTGCTTACCGTATTAATCACATTGAGGATATTGGTATCGGTTTTGCTCGTGCGATTCGTGCTGCTGTATCTGGCCGTCCAGGCGGTGTCTATTTAGACTTGCCAGCGCAGTTGTTGTCTCAAACAATGCCTGCTGATGAAGCCAAGAAAACTATCTTCAAAGTGATCGATCCAGTTCCACGTCAAATTCCAGCTGCAGATGCAGTTGCTCGTGCTTTAGATGTGCTCAAAGGTGCTAAGCGCCCATTGATTCTCTTGGGTAAAGGCGCTGCTTATGCTCAGGCTGATAAAGAGATCCGTGATTTGATCGAAAAATCAGGTATTCCTTACTTGCCAATGTCGATGGCAAAAGGTTTGTTGCCAGACAACCATCCACAGTCTGCTTCTGCAGCACGTTCATTTGTATTGGCCGAAGCTGATGCAGTTATGTTGGTTGGTGCGCGTTTGAACTGGTTACTTGCCCATGGTAAGGGTAAGACATGGGGTAAAGATCCTAAGAAATTTATCCAGATCGATATTCAAGCAAACGAAGTCGATAGCAACGTGCAAATCGCCGCACCATTGATTGGTGATGTAGGTTCATGCGTCAGCGAACTCTTGAAGGGAATTGCTTCAGTACCGAAGCCAAGTGCTGAGTGGATCAATGCCATCAATGAGAAAAAAGAAAAAAATATGGCGAAGATGGCTGAGACTTTGAATAAAGAAGCCAATCCTATGAACTTCCATGGCGCATTACGTGTGATTCGTGATGTGATCAAGAAGAACCCAGACGTGAACTTAGTGAACGAAGGTGCAAATACTTTGGATTACTGCCGTGCGATCGTGGATATGTACAAGCCACGTAAGCGTTTTGACTCTGGTACTTGGGGCATTATGGGTATCGGCATGGGCTACTCCATCGGTGCTGCTGTTATCAGCGGTTTACCAACAGTTGCGGTTGAAGGTGACAGCGCATTCGGTTTCAGCGGCATGGAGCTCGAGACTATTTGTCGCTACAACTTGCCAGTAACCACAGTTGTATTTAACAACAATGGTGTGTATCGCGGTACTGACAAGAATCCAACTGGTGGCGCAGATGTTGCCCCAACAGTATTTGTTAAAGATGCTCGTTACGACAAGATGATCGAAGCATTTGGTGGTGTTGGCTACTATGTAACTACTCCAGCAGAATTAGAAGCAGCATTAACAGAAGCAATTGCTGCCGGTAAACCAGCCCTCATCAATGCTGTTATTGATGAAACTGCAGGTACTGAAAGTGGACGTTTAACAAACTTAAACCCATCGACAGCAGCTGCTAAGAATTAA
- a CDS encoding TonB-dependent receptor, with amino-acid sequence MSQVFDNRKLKMKQQFSKKKVALFCGIAFSLISTTHTFAQNSQSTVIVSGSRFEENLNEVPANVQVITREEIAESTSTNIPDILSQIGGLNVRNTAGGQLNLGATIDMGGYGPTARDTTLILVDGQRINPIDSSSISWESIPLDSINRIEILHGGASVQYGNGAVGGVINIITNGGKKNLNQVSTSYGSFNTFVNNAIFRNTADKTTLQLSANTSNTGGWRPNSAANAYAFDAKLTQSLGGKDNIYTDIFYSYANQQNPGAIVGQANQGNAQSVRFLNIGAGTTINNTGVRAGLSKELSSIFNLEVDGSYSNKNTFFYQPFYSTLASANGFPVDLNYSSPPPYPFISPTQTNYQGWQLNLTPRIKANFGAYGTSILGYEFNKANQGSSGSFSPVTQQAAVTAYNLNYGTTAPLVSNQNASIYNQSIYFIEKLPITNSIDFNGGYRYQTQSASAGGNDLWSGSINSNQTYSANAGDIALNYKYLEGQKIYLKWNQSYRFPNVDEFWSWNTIGGGSAFSGILKPQTAQTYEIGGNWQVLRSNLSASLFTSASQNEIMYNPVTFFNTNSIYNINRNGLILNGLSAITSNLSAGIGGTIQHAFYANGPYQSQSIGQVPNLLLNARATYIVSPNWSIGGIINYVGSQHYDASPSNYSSLATMPSYTVADIYANYKIGSWDARLTVKNVGNSQYSTYGGYGSVFQPNGASSTNYYYYPNDPRSVYISAKYSFN; translated from the coding sequence GTGAGCCAGGTATTCGACAACAGAAAGTTAAAAATGAAACAGCAGTTCAGTAAGAAAAAAGTTGCCTTGTTCTGTGGCATCGCATTTTCACTTATAAGCACTACTCATACATTTGCACAAAACTCCCAATCAACAGTAATTGTTTCGGGGTCGCGTTTTGAAGAGAATCTCAATGAGGTTCCAGCAAACGTACAGGTCATTACTCGCGAAGAAATTGCCGAATCAACCTCGACTAATATCCCAGACATTCTGTCGCAAATTGGCGGATTGAATGTTAGAAATACAGCTGGCGGACAATTAAACCTTGGAGCCACCATTGATATGGGTGGGTATGGGCCGACTGCAAGAGATACAACTCTGATACTTGTAGATGGGCAAAGAATTAATCCAATAGATTCATCAAGTATTTCCTGGGAATCTATACCTCTGGACTCTATAAATCGTATTGAAATTTTACATGGGGGCGCCAGTGTTCAATACGGTAATGGCGCAGTAGGGGGAGTAATCAACATCATCACCAATGGCGGCAAAAAAAATCTCAATCAGGTTTCAACTAGTTATGGAAGCTTTAATACATTTGTAAACAATGCAATTTTTAGAAATACAGCTGATAAAACAACACTTCAACTCAGTGCAAACACATCAAACACAGGGGGCTGGAGGCCAAACTCTGCAGCAAACGCATATGCTTTTGATGCAAAGCTAACCCAATCATTGGGGGGCAAAGATAATATCTATACGGATATCTTTTATAGCTACGCAAACCAACAAAACCCAGGTGCAATTGTTGGGCAAGCAAACCAGGGGAATGCTCAATCAGTAAGATTTTTGAACATTGGTGCCGGTACCACCATCAACAATACTGGGGTAAGAGCGGGTTTATCAAAAGAGTTGAGTAGCATCTTTAATTTAGAAGTTGATGGGTCTTATAGCAATAAAAATACATTTTTTTATCAACCCTTTTATTCCACTCTAGCATCGGCAAATGGATTTCCAGTAGATTTAAATTACAGCAGCCCTCCCCCTTATCCTTTTATATCTCCAACTCAGACCAACTATCAGGGGTGGCAGCTTAACTTGACTCCGCGTATAAAAGCAAATTTTGGAGCCTATGGAACCAGCATATTGGGATATGAATTCAATAAAGCAAACCAGGGCTCAAGTGGTTCATTCAGCCCTGTGACTCAACAGGCGGCTGTGACTGCTTATAACCTAAATTATGGTACGACTGCCCCCTTGGTTAGCAATCAGAATGCTAGTATTTATAACCAGTCAATCTACTTTATCGAAAAATTACCGATAACTAATTCGATTGACTTTAACGGTGGGTATAGGTACCAAACACAAAGCGCAAGCGCAGGTGGAAATGATCTTTGGAGTGGGTCCATTAACTCCAACCAAACCTACTCAGCAAATGCAGGTGATATCGCCCTTAACTACAAATATCTTGAAGGGCAAAAAATTTACCTCAAGTGGAATCAGTCCTATCGCTTTCCAAACGTAGATGAGTTTTGGAGCTGGAATACCATAGGGGGAGGCTCAGCTTTCAGCGGAATTCTTAAACCCCAAACCGCCCAAACATATGAAATTGGTGGCAATTGGCAAGTACTTAGAAGCAATTTATCTGCATCTTTATTTACATCTGCATCTCAAAACGAGATCATGTACAACCCAGTAACCTTTTTCAATACTAATTCTATTTACAACATCAATAGAAATGGGCTTATTTTGAATGGCCTCTCTGCAATAACATCAAATCTGTCAGCAGGTATTGGCGGAACAATTCAGCACGCATTTTATGCAAATGGCCCGTACCAAAGTCAATCGATTGGCCAAGTACCCAATTTACTTCTCAATGCTCGTGCAACATACATCGTAAGTCCTAACTGGTCTATAGGCGGCATAATTAATTACGTAGGCAGTCAACATTACGATGCATCTCCCAGCAATTACAGCTCTCTAGCTACAATGCCTTCTTATACTGTTGCAGATATCTACGCTAATTATAAAATTGGGAGTTGGGATGCTCGATTAACAGTTAAGAATGTAGGTAACTCTCAATACTCTACATATGGGGGCTACGGTAGCGTTTTCCAACCTAATGGAGCAAGTTCAACAAACTACTATTACTATCCCAACGACCCAAGATCGGTCTACATCAGTGCAAAATACAGCTTTAACTAA
- a CDS encoding sulfite exporter TauE/SafE family protein — MLLSDILMLMLCGSISGFLAGLLGIGGGMILVPFMILVFNHLGFNQEVIVHMAIATGMATILFTTSSAIWAHHKHGSIDWKLVASLSPGMIFGGLIGGSELFEALKTSWLSLFFAIFIVYTSIQMLLNKKPSAGRDLPGFIGLFSFGTFAGALASLVGAGGAFITVPFMLWCNVKPHTAMATSSGLGFPIAMAATIGYMYGSWGNPNLPSGSLGFVYLPAVACIVVVSIFTAPFGAKMARKLNVAQLKRVFGILLFFLAAFMFNESRKAFGF; from the coding sequence ATGTTACTAAGTGATATCTTGATGCTGATGCTTTGCGGAAGCATCTCTGGTTTTTTAGCAGGACTTCTTGGTATTGGTGGCGGCATGATCCTGGTGCCGTTCATGATCCTAGTATTCAATCACCTCGGCTTTAATCAAGAAGTGATTGTGCACATGGCTATTGCTACAGGCATGGCAACAATTTTGTTTACTACCTCTTCCGCAATATGGGCTCACCATAAACACGGCTCAATTGATTGGAAGCTAGTTGCCTCACTCAGCCCTGGAATGATTTTTGGTGGACTCATTGGTGGCAGCGAATTATTTGAAGCTTTAAAGACTTCTTGGCTTTCATTATTCTTTGCCATCTTCATTGTTTACACATCGATTCAGATGTTGCTCAACAAAAAACCTTCAGCAGGCAGGGATCTGCCTGGCTTTATCGGACTTTTTTCCTTCGGAACCTTCGCGGGCGCTTTAGCTAGTCTCGTTGGCGCAGGTGGTGCATTTATTACAGTGCCTTTTATGCTTTGGTGTAATGTAAAACCCCACACAGCAATGGCAACTTCATCAGGCTTAGGATTTCCGATCGCGATGGCTGCAACCATAGGATATATGTATGGCAGCTGGGGCAACCCTAACCTTCCATCGGGCTCATTGGGATTTGTTTACTTACCTGCGGTAGCGTGTATTGTGGTTGTGAGCATTTTTACAGCGCCTTTTGGCGCCAAGATGGCCAGAAAACTGAACGTTGCTCAACTCAAACGCGTCTTTGGCATCTTGCTGTTTTTCCTTGCAGCCTTCATGTTTAATGAAAGCCGCAAGGCATTTGGTTTCTAA
- a CDS encoding malonyl-CoA synthase yields the protein MNLYSVLEKGFPKDKSACAIETHDGLYYSWSDLECATAKLANLLKSLKLPAGARVAVQVEKSPEALFLYLATIRAGYVYLPLNTAYQAAEMQYFIENAEPALVVCSSKNYSWVSKVASKAGTKHVLTLDDNRTGTLLERAGKLSDVFKTVAAKDDDLAAILYTSGTTGRSKGAMLTHKNLYSNAQVLQKYWGWVKGDVLLHALPIFHVHGLFVAAHGALINGSKMIWLPRLDVSQLIHHMPKSTVLMGVPTFYVRLLADKGFNKKVARNMRLFISGSAPLLTETFNTFKKVIGQPILERYGMSETVMLVSNPYKGARVGGSVGLPLPGVKVRVVDDKNKPCGVNEIGSIQVKGPNIFKGYWRMPEKTAEEFTKDGWFKTGDVGRWGGEANGGKAPNDYLCIVGRSKDLIISGGYNVYPKEIEGFIDDMDGVDESAVIGIPHPDFGEAVMAIVVPKKGAKLNSEAMIATLKTQIANFKIPKRLEIVSDLPRNAMGKVQKNILRQQYSS from the coding sequence ATGAATTTGTATTCAGTATTGGAAAAAGGCTTTCCAAAAGATAAATCAGCCTGCGCAATTGAGACCCATGATGGCTTGTATTACTCATGGAGTGATTTGGAGTGCGCAACAGCCAAGCTGGCAAATTTATTAAAGAGCCTGAAGCTTCCAGCGGGCGCTCGAGTTGCAGTTCAGGTTGAAAAATCTCCAGAAGCTCTCTTTTTGTATTTAGCAACCATCCGCGCTGGTTATGTATATTTGCCTCTCAATACTGCATATCAAGCGGCTGAGATGCAATATTTCATTGAGAATGCTGAGCCCGCCCTAGTGGTATGTAGTAGCAAGAATTACTCCTGGGTATCGAAGGTTGCATCTAAAGCGGGCACTAAGCATGTATTAACTCTAGACGACAATCGCACAGGCACTTTGCTTGAGCGTGCAGGTAAGTTGAGTGATGTATTTAAAACGGTTGCTGCTAAAGATGATGATTTGGCCGCCATCTTGTATACCTCTGGCACAACTGGCCGTAGCAAAGGCGCAATGCTGACTCATAAAAACCTATATAGCAATGCTCAAGTGTTGCAAAAGTACTGGGGTTGGGTAAAAGGCGATGTGCTTTTGCACGCTTTGCCAATTTTCCATGTGCATGGTTTGTTTGTTGCGGCACATGGCGCCTTGATTAACGGTAGCAAGATGATCTGGTTGCCACGTTTAGATGTGTCGCAGTTAATTCATCATATGCCTAAGTCAACTGTACTAATGGGCGTGCCAACTTTCTATGTTCGTCTATTAGCGGACAAGGGGTTCAATAAGAAAGTAGCGCGCAATATGCGCTTGTTTATTTCGGGGTCTGCACCATTGCTCACTGAAACCTTCAATACTTTTAAGAAGGTGATTGGTCAGCCTATCTTGGAGCGTTATGGTATGAGTGAGACTGTAATGTTGGTCTCTAATCCATACAAAGGTGCGCGCGTAGGAGGTTCGGTTGGTTTGCCCTTGCCAGGCGTGAAAGTGCGTGTGGTGGATGATAAAAACAAACCATGTGGCGTGAATGAAATCGGTAGCATCCAAGTAAAAGGCCCGAATATATTCAAGGGCTACTGGCGTATGCCAGAAAAAACTGCAGAAGAATTTACCAAAGATGGTTGGTTTAAAACAGGTGACGTGGGTCGCTGGGGTGGCGAGGCCAATGGCGGCAAAGCTCCAAATGACTACTTGTGCATCGTAGGTCGCAGCAAGGACTTGATCATTTCTGGTGGCTACAACGTATACCCAAAAGAAATTGAAGGCTTTATTGACGATATGGATGGCGTGGATGAGAGTGCGGTAATTGGTATTCCGCATCCTGATTTTGGTGAAGCAGTAATGGCAATTGTTGTGCCTAAGAAGGGCGCTAAATTGAATTCTGAAGCCATGATTGCCACTCTGAAAACTCAAATCGCTAACTTTAAGATCCCAAAGCGTTTGGAGATTGTTTCAGATCTACCGCGTAATGCGATGGGCAAAGTGCAGAAGAATATTCTGCGTCAGCAATACAGTAGTTAA
- a CDS encoding malonyl-CoA decarboxylase has protein sequence MLEKLAKARYFSRVTGAVNRLISERGESNALSMADDVFNNYRKLTKDQHLKFFTFLFEKLNPDPAAVMTAAQNFASEANARNYIKLQRVTEPPRQELFRRLNRATNGTAGLVAMRRDLLQLLDKQPELTAVDFDLRHLLSSWFNPGFLKMHRVDWKSPAEVLEKLIQHEAVHAIDGWDDLRRRLQPDRRCFAFFHPQLPNEPLIFVEVALLPEIPAVITPLVDKKAETVHQTSQYKVAAFYSISNCEPGLRGVSMGNFLIKRVAEQLHSEFPGIKTFVTLSPIPGFMDWVADGAHIGDEKVGAQLKPAIRLAREQSLEVLNLANRSWTERLSAGWHPDNATEKEKSALLCLASIYLALGSASRNGNPVAKFHLGNGAKLHQINWAGDLSRKGLRQSAALMVNYLYDLSSVEENHERFTHGEIDYSRAVGRLMQI, from the coding sequence ATGCTGGAAAAGTTGGCAAAAGCTCGTTATTTTTCACGCGTAACTGGCGCAGTTAATCGACTCATCTCCGAAAGAGGGGAATCGAATGCTCTCAGCATGGCTGATGACGTATTTAACAACTATCGCAAACTGACGAAAGACCAGCATTTAAAGTTTTTCACATTCTTATTTGAAAAGCTCAACCCAGATCCAGCTGCTGTGATGACTGCAGCTCAAAACTTTGCTAGTGAGGCAAATGCACGCAACTATATTAAGTTGCAACGTGTTACTGAGCCACCCAGACAGGAATTATTCCGTCGCTTAAATCGCGCGACTAACGGTACCGCTGGTTTGGTTGCCATGCGTCGTGATTTGTTGCAGCTATTAGATAAACAACCAGAATTGACTGCTGTCGATTTTGATTTACGACATCTTTTATCTTCTTGGTTTAATCCTGGTTTTCTGAAGATGCATCGTGTCGATTGGAAATCGCCGGCAGAAGTATTGGAGAAGCTGATTCAGCACGAAGCTGTTCATGCGATTGATGGTTGGGATGATCTACGCAGACGTCTACAGCCTGATCGTCGTTGCTTTGCATTTTTCCATCCACAGTTACCCAACGAGCCCCTTATCTTCGTTGAAGTTGCATTACTCCCTGAAATTCCAGCGGTTATAACGCCTCTGGTAGATAAAAAAGCAGAAACTGTTCACCAGACGTCTCAATACAAAGTTGCTGCCTTCTATTCAATCAGTAACTGTGAGCCAGGATTGCGCGGCGTATCCATGGGTAATTTCTTGATCAAGCGTGTTGCTGAACAATTGCATTCCGAATTTCCTGGCATCAAAACTTTTGTTACGCTTTCTCCTATTCCTGGATTTATGGATTGGGTTGCAGATGGCGCTCACATCGGCGATGAGAAGGTCGGCGCTCAATTAAAGCCAGCAATCCGTCTAGCCAGAGAGCAGTCTTTGGAAGTATTAAATCTTGCTAATCGCTCATGGACTGAGCGGCTGAGTGCCGGATGGCATCCAGATAATGCGACAGAAAAAGAAAAATCTGCTTTGCTTTGTCTTGCTAGTATTTATTTAGCCTTGGGATCTGCCAGTAGAAATGGCAATCCGGTTGCTAAATTTCACTTAGGCAACGGCGCTAAGCTACACCAAATAAATTGGGCGGGAGATTTGTCGCGAAAAGGTCTAAGACAATCAGCGGCGTTAATGGTGAATTACTTATACGATTTATCTTCTGTTGAAGAAAATCATGAGCGCTTTACCCATGGAGAAATTGATTATTCCCGTGCGGTGGGGCGTTTAATGCAGATCTAG
- a CDS encoding tripartite tricarboxylate transporter substrate binding protein, whose protein sequence is MKKVLLIACLAPLAALAQEWPNKPITFIVPFPAGGGTDAFARPLAAQLTKQLGKQIVIDNRGGAGGTLGASIAAKAAPDGYTFFMGAAHHAIAPAMYPALDYDIEKSFVPVAMVANPPQVIVVNPKNVQVKNLKEFIDLLKKNPGKFNYASAGNGSSHHLAGEQFKMLTKTFITHIPYRGAGPAMQDLIAGQVDIEFDGLGSSAAQIKNGSIVALAVASQKRAPGFPNVPTAAEAGLVGYEVSTWYGLFAPKGTPQPIVDKMIVEVQKAINTPDLKTIWTNNGSDTPNMSGDAFGKFVAADIKRWAAVAKASGAKLD, encoded by the coding sequence ATGAAAAAGGTATTGCTAATCGCTTGCCTTGCTCCCTTGGCTGCATTAGCTCAGGAGTGGCCAAATAAACCCATTACATTTATTGTTCCTTTTCCTGCTGGTGGGGGAACGGATGCTTTTGCAAGACCCTTAGCTGCGCAATTGACAAAACAGTTGGGCAAACAAATCGTAATTGATAACCGTGGTGGTGCCGGTGGCACATTGGGTGCCTCCATCGCGGCAAAAGCAGCGCCAGATGGCTATACATTCTTTATGGGTGCCGCTCACCATGCGATTGCTCCGGCTATGTACCCCGCATTGGATTACGACATTGAAAAGAGTTTTGTTCCTGTAGCAATGGTTGCTAATCCACCGCAGGTAATCGTGGTCAATCCTAAGAATGTGCAAGTCAAAAACCTTAAGGAATTTATTGACCTGCTGAAAAAGAATCCAGGCAAATTTAATTACGCTAGCGCCGGAAATGGCTCCTCCCACCATTTGGCTGGAGAGCAATTTAAGATGCTGACGAAAACTTTCATTACGCATATTCCTTACCGTGGCGCTGGACCTGCGATGCAGGATCTGATTGCGGGGCAGGTTGATATCGAGTTTGATGGACTGGGATCATCCGCTGCGCAGATTAAAAATGGCTCGATTGTTGCTTTAGCAGTGGCATCTCAAAAGCGTGCCCCAGGTTTTCCGAATGTTCCAACGGCAGCTGAGGCTGGCTTGGTCGGCTATGAAGTTTCGACTTGGTATGGCTTGTTCGCACCAAAAGGCACTCCTCAACCGATTGTGGACAAAATGATTGTTGAAGTACAAAAAGCAATTAATACACCTGACTTGAAAACAATCTGGACTAACAACGGATCAGATACTCCCAATATGTCAGGCGATGCTTTTGGCAAATTTGTGGCAGCAGACATTAAGCGTTGGGCAGCGGTGGCAAAAGCGTCTGGCGCGAAATTGGACTAA
- a CDS encoding Crp/Fnr family transcriptional regulator — MTALDKHPEKNLIRLQLSQNCVLNSLDSAAMADLERHLEISDLKKSEILLHQGDYQMEQYFVLDGILKRIVSSAEAKEMILRFSIEKDIETSYAAWRLKTAAPYSIASVTKARVARMPLKKWAEFLEEHKSLKESFEFEVMRLMSEIMAHTITLHMLDAPGRVERFLRKYEDLFELLPKKELAAYLNLSPETLSRLKTKHKELFI; from the coding sequence ATGACCGCATTAGATAAGCACCCCGAAAAAAACCTGATTCGTCTTCAGTTGAGCCAAAACTGTGTGCTCAACAGCTTGGATTCAGCTGCAATGGCAGATTTGGAGCGCCATTTAGAAATTTCAGACCTTAAAAAATCCGAGATCTTGCTCCATCAGGGTGACTATCAAATGGAGCAGTACTTCGTACTTGATGGAATCCTCAAGCGCATTGTTTCAAGCGCAGAAGCCAAAGAGATGATTTTGCGTTTTTCCATCGAAAAGGATATTGAGACTAGTTACGCTGCATGGCGCCTCAAGACCGCTGCCCCATATAGCATTGCTAGCGTGACGAAAGCCCGTGTAGCTCGTATGCCCCTTAAAAAGTGGGCAGAGTTTTTGGAAGAACATAAGTCACTTAAAGAAAGCTTCGAGTTTGAAGTGATGCGCTTAATGAGTGAGATCATGGCTCATACTATTACCTTGCATATGCTTGATGCTCCAGGTCGGGTAGAGCGCTTTTTACGCAAGTACGAGGACCTCTTTGAGCTTCTTCCCAAGAAAGAGCTGGCCGCTTATTTAAACCTCTCCCCAGAGACCTTGAGTCGCCTCAAAACCAAGCATAAAGAGCTCTTTATTTAA
- a CDS encoding LysR substrate-binding domain-containing protein, giving the protein MVYEEVTLRKLEILCSFIRTGSLVKTAEELQLSSVSVHKALHSLETAIGCPLFIKEGRQLKPLPAALYLAEGGFDVLEELDRVLKKTRAKAGIESKQIRLGSMYSLTANIIPRVIMGTKIRRPDLDVDLYLGSNEDLMKRLHAGEVDAIVIAVPTNNELDGIEIVPLFEDQLYLASSKNSKPTQGSIDLSNYEQEKFLTLQDGFATTAGFYDAFKLAGVKPNVVMRVSDIFTLMNMVSNDMGRSLLPGRVRALMGDALDFTPLESKYQVIQRIALMYLQANESNPNILALAAEARMLQRKIK; this is encoded by the coding sequence ATGGTGTATGAAGAGGTAACCCTTCGAAAGTTAGAAATTCTGTGTTCTTTCATACGTACTGGAAGCTTAGTAAAAACAGCCGAGGAACTGCAGTTAAGTTCAGTTAGTGTTCATAAGGCTTTGCATTCACTTGAAACCGCAATCGGTTGCCCCTTATTTATAAAAGAGGGTAGACAGTTAAAACCCTTGCCAGCCGCTCTTTACTTGGCAGAGGGCGGGTTTGATGTGCTTGAAGAACTCGATCGGGTACTTAAAAAGACTAGAGCCAAAGCTGGTATCGAGAGTAAGCAGATTCGATTGGGATCAATGTATTCTCTGACGGCCAATATCATTCCTCGAGTGATCATGGGAACCAAAATCAGGCGACCTGACTTAGATGTCGATCTTTACCTAGGTTCTAACGAAGATTTAATGAAGCGATTACACGCTGGCGAAGTAGATGCAATCGTCATTGCAGTACCGACAAATAATGAGCTTGATGGTATTGAAATCGTCCCATTGTTTGAAGATCAACTTTATTTGGCTTCTTCAAAAAATAGCAAGCCTACACAGGGAAGTATTGATCTATCAAATTATGAGCAAGAGAAATTTCTGACCTTGCAGGATGGCTTTGCTACGACTGCGGGTTTCTATGATGCCTTTAAACTTGCGGGTGTTAAGCCAAATGTGGTGATGAGGGTGAGTGACATCTTTACTTTGATGAATATGGTGTCAAATGATATGGGTCGCTCCTTATTGCCGGGAAGAGTAAGGGCGCTCATGGGAGACGCATTGGACTTCACCCCTTTAGAATCAAAATATCAGGTAATTCAGCGGATAGCGCTAATGTATCTTCAGGCTAATGAATCAAACCCCAATATTTTGGCCTTAGCTGCAGAAGCCCGCATGCTGCAACGCAAAATAAAATAG